One window from the genome of Nicotiana sylvestris chromosome 9, ASM39365v2, whole genome shotgun sequence encodes:
- the LOC138878750 gene encoding agamous-like MADS-box protein AGL61: MARMTSQMKSKSEKKFLKDKRAEKVALSNKQKALSKRAMDLSTLCGIDIAIIIFSITVEPFFFGNPNVESVVERFSQVNQPIYRMSSRKMAHEKAGGCEENDIMKKKKKKAINEEEKRESTLKIFKPTNLEKFEKLKQEIDELEKDLT, encoded by the coding sequence ATGGCAAGAATGACATCTCAAATGAAAAGCAAATCCGAGAAGAAATTTCTCAAAGATAAGCGTGCTGAGAAGGTAGCACTTTCCAATAAGCAAAAAGCTCTTAGTAAAAGAGCGATGGATCTTTCCACCTTATGTGGAATTGATATAGCAATTATAATTTTTTCAATTACCGTTGAACCGTTTTTCTTTGGTAATCCGAATGTAGAATCGGTCGTCGAGCGATTTTCCCAAGTAAATCAACCAATTTACCGCATGTCAAGCCGTAAGATGGCACATGAAAAAGCTGGAGGTTGTGAAGAAAATGATataatgaaaaagaagaaaaagaaggcaATAAATGAGGAGGAAAAAAGAGAATCTACATTGAAAATTTTCAAGCCTACTAATTTGGAAAAATTTGAGAAACTGAAGCAAGAGATTGACGAACTTGAAAAAGATTTGACTTAG